CCCGCACGCCTGCCTTACCCCCcttttcccaccccacccccaaactggGCCAACTAAGAAAAGCAAAGCTTCCAGCACCAGTTGACCTGGAACCGCCGCTGTCGGTCGCCTCTGAGCTCGGGGCATCCCCTGACTCCCCACTCCCGGCTTTTCCCTTCATCCACTCGGGCATGGACAAGAGCCCACGAGGTGTCACGGCCTCAGCCTCCACTTTTGCCGCCGCCGCTGTCACCGCTGTCGCTGCCAAGAGAGGAGCCTGGGTGCTTTTAGCAAAGTGAGGGGCGAAGTGTGTAAGAGGTAGCAGGAAGCAGAACCTGAGTCCCGACCCCAGAGGAGGACCCTTCAGGAGGCGCTCGGGTTCCCGCGCCTTCACACCTTCCTCTTAGGGTCGGGTCCTGAGCGCACAGAGAGGGAGCCAAGCGGGGCCTTGATTAttgttcctctctcccctccacaCCCTTCCCCACCCCgaccacaccccacccccctaCACCACCCtgctccccctcccatcccccacccctgtcTGCCAGGTTGGAGGAGGGTTTAAAGCCAGGTGCGCAGAGTCAGCTCGCCATGTCCAGATCCGGGGACAGGACCTCCACCTTCGACCCCAGCCACAGTGACAACCTGCTGCACGGCCTCAACCTGCTGTGGAGGAAGCAGCTATTTTGCGACGTGACCCTGACGGCCCAGGGCCAACAGTTCCACTGCCACAAGGCCGTGCTGGCCTCCTGCTCGCAGTACTTCCGATCACTATTCTCCAGCCATCCCCCTCTCGGGGGAGGGGTCGGTGGCCAGGACGGCCTGGGGGCCCCCAAggaccagcagcagcagccaccacAGCAGCAGCcttcacagcagcagcagcagccgccGCCACAGGAGGAGCCCGggactccttcctcctcccccgaCGACAAGCTGCTGACCAGTCCCCGAGCCATCAACAACCTAGTGCTGCAGGGCTGCTCGTCCATCGGGCTGCGCCTAGTGCTTGAATACCTCTACACAGCCAACGTGACCCTCTCCCTGGACACCGTGGAGGAGGTGCTGTCGGTCAGCAAGATCCTGCACATCCCTCAGGTTACCAAGCTCTGCGTTCAGTTCCTCAACGACCAGATCTCGGTGCAGAACTACAAGCAGGTGTGCAAGATCGCCGCACTGCACGGCCTGGAGGAGACCAAGAAGCTGGCCAACAAGTACCTGGTAGAGGATGTGCTGTTGCTTAACTTCGAGGAGATGCGTGCCCTGCTGGACTCGCTGCCGCCCCCCGTGGAGTCGGAGCTGGCACTTTTCCAGATGTCCGTGTTATGGCTGGAGCACGACCGTGAGACCCGCATGCAGTACGCACCCGACCTCATGAAGCGCCTCCGCTTCGCGCTCATCCCCGCCCCGGAGCTGGTGGAGCGGGTCCAGTCTGTGGATTTCATGCGCACAGACCCGGTCTGCCAGAAGCTGCTGCTGGACGCCATGAATTACCACCTGATGCCCTTCAGGCAGCACTGCAGGCAGAGCCTGGCCAGCAGGTAGGAGACAACAAAGAGGAAGgcggggtgggatggggggagctggagaggccggagggaggggagggggcaggaaggaggggagaaccGGGTGGGCTGGGCGGGAGGCTCCTGCACACTGAAAAACCATCTCAAACAATTCAGTTGGTGTGGAGAAAGTTGATTTCAGAGGGTCAGAAGGGGCAAGGGGAACCTGGCCTAACAGCATCCCTGAGCGTTTGAATGCCCAGGATCCCAAATCTTCAGGGCAGGAAACATTGAAGATTGCAGACTAGGGCTAAAGCTGAGCAAGTAGGTGGGGCCCAAAGGCCTGGGCAGTTTAGGAGAGCATCTCTGGATACATTGGTTAGCCAG
This DNA window, taken from Cricetulus griseus strain 17A/GY chromosome 2, alternate assembly CriGri-PICRH-1.0, whole genome shotgun sequence, encodes the following:
- the Klhl14 gene encoding kelch-like protein 14 isoform X2 — protein: MSRSGDRTSTFDPSHSDNLLHGLNLLWRKQLFCDVTLTAQGQQFHCHKAVLASCSQYFRSLFSSHPPLGGGVGGQDGLGAPKDQQQQPPQQQPSQQQQQPPPQEEPGTPSSSPDDKLLTSPRAINNLVLQGCSSIGLRLVLEYLYTANVTLSLDTVEEVLSVSKILHIPQVTKLCVQFLNDQISVQNYKQVCKIAALHGLEETKKLANKYLVEDVLLLNFEEMRALLDSLPPPVESELALFQMSVLWLEHDRETRMQYAPDLMKRLRFALIPAPELVERVQSVDFMRTDPVCQKLLLDAMNYHLMPFRQHCRQSLASRIRSNKKMLLLVGGLPPGPDRLPSNLVQYYDDEKKTWKILTIMPYNSAHHCVVEVENFLFVLGGEDQWNPNGKHSTNFVSRYDPRFNSWIQLPPMQERRASFYACRLDKHLYVIGGRNETGYLSSVECYNLDTNEWRYVSSLPQPLAAHAGAVHNGKIYISGGVHNGEYVPWLYCYDPVMDVWARKQDMNTKRAIHTLAVMNDRLYAIGGNHLKGFSHLDVMLVECYDPKGDQWNILQTPILEGRSGPGCAVLDDSIYLVGGYSWSMGAYKSSTICYCPEKGTWTELEGDVAEPLAGPACATVILPACVPYNK